Proteins encoded in a region of the Onthophagus taurus isolate NC chromosome 10, IU_Otau_3.0, whole genome shotgun sequence genome:
- the LOC111428259 gene encoding phospholipase A1-like: MYLIHLLTLCALSNLFITKSYSFEEFKENKVHFYLWNRNVQEQEIGWRNTGNIIKARTKFLIHGYLDKGNGEDFFFYGPLTRKYLASNNTNVICVDWSFYSRRLYPDSVLWLRSVANLTANLIMELNKKGIPFSDVHLLGHSLGAHMAGFIGKYIQQENMGTKIYRITGLDPAGPLFHRRPTTDKLYKTDAENVDTVIADIRLFGMNQRLGQVNIYANCGGRLKDEAINHLLAPYYYGYGILKDDLIAKRCNCVLDRIVSSTCKPEPTNILGQNVNFKKQGTYVIEIDIIPMMKDALDSMRNFEMNKMKINFKPFIDGIIQKIKKNVNLK; this comes from the exons ATGTAcctaatacatttattaactttatgTGCACTCTCAAATCTTTTTATAACTAAGTCTTATTCATTcgaagaatttaaagaaaacaagGTACATTTCTATCTTTGGAACAGAAATGTTCAAGAACAAGAAATCGGATGGAGAAACACTGGAAATATAATTAAAGCACGCACAAAATTTCTCATACACGGTTATTTAGATAAGGGTAACGGtgaagatttctttttttatggCCCGCTAACACGAAAATATCTTGCAAGCAATAACACAAATGTAATCTGTGTTGATTGGTCTTTTTATTCGAGAAGACTTTATCCTGATTCCGTTTTATGGCTGAGATCGGTTGCAAATTTAACAGCAAATCTTATTATGGAACTAAACAAAAAGGGAATACCGTTTAGTGATGTTCACCTTCTTGGCCACTCTTTAGGTGCTCATATGGCAGGATTTATTGGGAAATACATACAGCAAGAAAACATgggtacaaaaatttatagaaTAACCGGACTTGATCCAGCCGGACCACTTTTCCATCGACGTCCAACAACcgataaattatataaaacgGACGCTGAAAATGTTGACACTGTAATCGCAGATATTCGTTTATTTGGAATGAATCAAAGATTAGGACAAGTTAATATTTATGCTAATTGTGGAGGGCGACTTAAAGATG aAGCAATCAATCATCTTCTTGCCCCGTATTACTACGGTTAcggaattttaaaagatgatttaATCGCTAAAAGGTGTAATTGCGTTTTAGATCGAATAGTTAGTTCTACATGTAAACCAGAACCTACTAACATATTGGGACAAAACGTTAATTTTAAGAAACAGGGGACTTATGTCATAGAAATTGATATAATACCTATGATGAAAGATGCTTTAGATTCGATGAGAAACTTCGAAatgaataaaatgaaaataaattttaaaccgtTTATTGACggtataatacagaaaattaagaaaaatgttaatcttAAATAA
- the LOC111428260 gene encoding phospholipase A1-like, giving the protein MILFVCISLLLQSITSENLDYNEDKIKFYLWNKTIIEQEIHLNDYGVMTKAPIKFLIHGWQDSGTGRTFFFYGPFVQKYILTGANVVCVDWSYYSKQLYGKAAKTLKLTGNLVARMILDMCNKKLLELSQVHVIGHSMGAQTAGFVGKNIQKLTNGQKLHRITGLDPAGPMFHSQSEYDHLVKTDALLVDTVVTDLLQYGKKYPPLGQVNFYIYCGLNESTIVLNHNMAPFYFALGIDRNDLIGKECKCKASKLQVDTCKEEPVNILGENTNFRKPGNYYLNIDQKYALEDAQCSMENAPPSRFQPDFNIIKGIINAKYGIFRKCNLN; this is encoded by the exons atgattttatttgtttgtataAGTTTGTTACTTCAAAGTATTACGTCGGAAAATTTAGATTATAACGAAGATAAGATAAAGTTTTACTTATGGAATAAGACTATTATAGAACAAGAAATTCATTTAAACGATTATGGAGTCATGACGAAAGCGcccattaaatttttaatacatggTTGGCAAGATTCTGGAACTGGTagaacgtttttcttttatggtCCTTTTGTGCAAAAGTATATTTTAACTGGGGCGAATGTAGTTTGCGTCGATTGGTCTTATTACTCAAAACAATTGTATGGAAAAGCAGCGAAAACGCTGAAATTAACGGGGAATTTGGTGGCGAGGATGATTTTGGATATGTGCAACAAAAAGCTTCTAGAATTGAGTCAAGTTCACGTCATCGGGCATTCGATGGGGGCTCAAACAGCTGGATTCGTTGGAAagaatattcaaaaattaacgaaCGGTCAAAAATTACATCGAATAACCGGGTTAGATCCTGCAGGACCAATGTTTCATAGCCAATCTGAATACGATCATCTTGTTAAGACCGATGCGCTTTTAGTTGATACCGTTGTAACTGATTTACTTCAATACGGAAAGAAGTATCCTCCATTAGGTCAAGTTAATTTCTATATTTATTGTGGATTAAATGAATCAACaa ttGTGTTAAATCATAATATGGCACCATTTTATTTTGCCCTTGGAATTGATAGAAATGATTTAATTGGAAAAGAATGTAAATGCAAAGCTTCTAAATTACAAGTTGATACTTGTAAAGAAGAACCTGTAAATATCTTGGGAGAAAACACAAATTTCAGAAAACcaggaaattattatttgaatatCGATCAGAAATATGCGCTAGAAGATGCACAATGTTCAATGGAAAATGCTCCTCCTTCAAGATTTCAACccgattttaatataattaaaggtattataaatgcaaaatatggaatttttagaaaatgtaaCCTTAACTAA